A single region of the Arcobacter lacus genome encodes:
- a CDS encoding NAD(P)H-dependent glycerol-3-phosphate dehydrogenase, producing the protein MQNNSIAVIGAGKWGQALHFALNQKQKCYITSRTKRELDNFVDLETAMDCEYLVIAIPAQEIRTWLKENFVFKGQKILVASKGIEASSGEFLNEIYASFVPDENIGFISGPSFAAEVIKGLPCALVINSTSKNLYDLFQPFFPNFIKTYYSKDVIGAEIAGAYKNVLAIASGICEGLQLGKNAQASLIARGLVEMQRFGKYFGAKKSSFLGLSGAGDLFLTANSTMSRNFRVGLGLSQNKKLEDILEELGEVAEGVKTADAIDKLSKKYKIYTPIANEVKLILNGKNPKDSLKDLLKN; encoded by the coding sequence ATGCAAAATAATTCTATTGCAGTTATTGGTGCAGGAAAATGGGGACAAGCGCTTCATTTTGCACTAAACCAAAAACAAAAATGTTATATAACTTCAAGAACTAAAAGAGAACTTGACAATTTTGTTGATTTAGAAACTGCAATGGATTGTGAGTATTTAGTTATTGCTATTCCAGCACAAGAGATAAGAACTTGGTTAAAAGAGAACTTTGTATTTAAAGGACAAAAAATACTTGTTGCCTCAAAAGGAATAGAAGCCTCAAGTGGTGAGTTTTTAAATGAAATTTATGCCTCATTTGTTCCAGATGAAAACATAGGATTTATATCTGGTCCCTCATTTGCAGCTGAAGTGATAAAAGGGTTACCTTGTGCATTGGTAATAAACTCTACATCAAAAAATTTATATGACTTATTTCAACCATTTTTCCCTAATTTTATCAAAACTTATTATAGTAAAGATGTTATAGGAGCTGAAATAGCAGGAGCATATAAAAATGTTTTAGCAATTGCAAGTGGAATTTGTGAAGGATTACAACTTGGTAAAAATGCCCAAGCTTCACTAATTGCAAGAGGACTTGTAGAAATGCAAAGATTTGGAAAATATTTTGGTGCTAAAAAATCATCTTTTTTAGGATTAAGTGGAGCTGGTGATCTATTTTTAACTGCAAACTCTACAATGAGTAGAAACTTTAGAGTAGGGCTTGGACTATCACAAAATAAAAAATTAGAAGATATTTTAGAAGAACTAGGAGAAGTTGCAGAAGGTGTGAAAACTGCTGATGCAATCGATAAACTTTCAAAAAAATATAAAATCTACACACCAATAGCAAATGAGGTAAAACTCATACTAAATGGTAAAAATCCTAAAGATAGTTTAAAAGATTTACTTAAAAATTAA
- the gatB gene encoding Asp-tRNA(Asn)/Glu-tRNA(Gln) amidotransferase subunit GatB: MFEVIIGLEVHAQLNTKSKLFCSCATSFGEKPNTNVCPTCLGLPGALPVLNKEAVHKAIMLGTALKSKINQKSIFNRKNYFYPDLPSGYQISQFEVPVVGLGELTIDFPDGRQKTIGVTRAHLENDAGKNIHSGNVSQVDLNRAGTPLLEIVSEPDMRSAEEAILYLKKLHSIVRYLGISDANMQEGSFRCDVNVSIRPKGDTNLYTRCEIKNMNSFRFIEKAIHYEVNRHIEAWEDGVHSTEIVQETRLFDPNTGETRSMRGKEDAADYRYFPDPDLLPLIITNEMISEYSKIPELPDEKKDRFVKEYGIKEYDASVITSSLEMANYFDEMMKEGISAKNATTWLTVELQGRLKEGVTIEQSPITSKTLATIVKRIEDNTISGKAAKEVLDYLMENSSSVDEAIEKLGLKQVSDDGALLAIIDEILNANQDKVAEYKAGKEKMFAFFVGQTMKASKGTANPNRVNDLLKERLS, encoded by the coding sequence ATGTTTGAAGTAATAATTGGTTTAGAAGTTCACGCACAACTAAATACAAAAAGTAAACTATTTTGTTCTTGTGCAACAAGTTTTGGTGAAAAACCAAATACAAATGTTTGTCCAACATGTTTAGGATTACCTGGAGCACTACCAGTTTTAAATAAAGAAGCTGTTCATAAAGCTATTATGCTTGGAACTGCTTTAAAATCAAAAATCAACCAAAAATCAATTTTTAATAGAAAAAATTACTTTTATCCAGATTTACCAAGTGGTTATCAAATATCTCAATTTGAGGTACCAGTTGTTGGTCTTGGAGAATTGACTATTGATTTTCCAGATGGAAGACAAAAAACTATTGGTGTTACAAGAGCACATTTAGAGAATGATGCTGGAAAAAATATTCATAGTGGAAATGTTTCTCAAGTTGATTTAAATAGAGCGGGAACTCCTTTGCTTGAAATAGTAAGTGAACCTGATATGAGAAGTGCAGAAGAAGCTATTTTATATCTTAAAAAACTTCATTCAATAGTAAGATATTTAGGTATTAGTGATGCTAATATGCAAGAGGGAAGTTTTAGATGTGACGTGAATGTTTCTATTCGACCAAAAGGTGATACAAACTTATATACACGATGTGAAATCAAAAATATGAACTCATTTAGATTTATTGAAAAAGCTATTCATTATGAAGTAAATAGACATATTGAAGCTTGGGAAGATGGTGTTCACTCAACTGAAATTGTTCAAGAAACTAGACTTTTTGATCCAAATACTGGTGAAACAAGAAGTATGAGAGGAAAAGAAGATGCGGCTGATTATAGATATTTTCCAGACCCAGATTTACTTCCTTTAATCATCACAAATGAGATGATAAGTGAATATTCAAAAATTCCTGAACTTCCAGATGAGAAAAAAGATAGATTTGTAAAAGAGTATGGAATAAAAGAGTACGATGCTTCTGTTATTACATCATCGCTTGAAATGGCAAACTACTTTGATGAGATGATGAAAGAAGGAATTAGTGCTAAAAATGCAACTACTTGGCTAACTGTTGAATTACAAGGAAGATTAAAAGAGGGTGTTACTATTGAACAATCTCCTATTACTTCAAAAACTTTAGCAACTATTGTAAAAAGAATTGAAGATAATACAATCTCTGGAAAAGCAGCAAAAGAAGTTTTAGATTATTTAATGGAAAATAGCTCAAGTGTTGATGAAGCTATTGAGAAATTAGGTTTAAAACAAGTAAGTGATGATGGAGCTTTATTAGCTATTATTGATGAAATTTTAAATGCAAATCAAGACAAAGTAGCTGAGTATAAAGCTGGTAAAGAAAAAATGTTTGCATTTTTTGTTGGGCAAACAATGAAAGCTTCTAAAGGTACAGCAAATCCAAACAGAGTAAATGATTTGTTAAAAGAAAGATTATCTTAA
- a CDS encoding YhdH/YhfP family quinone oxidoreductase — translation MKAFVVDKISDDKFICDVRDIAKPKCEKDEIIIKATYSCLNYKDALSSIGHPGVSRNFPHITGVDVAGTVFESNSSIFKVGERVVVTGYDLGMNSDGGHSEYVKVKASWVARIPDSISDKDIMIYGTAGLTAALSINELILNDITPESGDILVTGATGGVGSIAVSILNKLGYNVVALSGKKEKANYLKSIGANEVIFRDEFLENIKKPLLKEKYAGIVDTVGGDILAQALKQVKYDGVVTCCGLTASYELNTNVYPFILRGVRLIGIDSVECKLSKKQLIWEKLAASWKIDNLKEITTEITLNEIKEVCQKLLSGEVTGRYVVKIES, via the coding sequence GTGAAAGCTTTCGTAGTTGATAAAATATCAGATGATAAATTTATTTGTGATGTGAGAGATATAGCTAAACCAAAATGTGAAAAAGATGAAATCATTATAAAGGCTACTTATTCTTGCTTAAATTATAAAGATGCATTAAGTTCAATCGGACATCCTGGAGTTTCAAGAAATTTTCCTCATATTACAGGAGTTGATGTAGCGGGAACAGTTTTTGAATCAAATTCTTCAATATTTAAAGTTGGTGAAAGAGTCGTAGTTACTGGCTATGATTTAGGAATGAATAGTGATGGTGGACATAGTGAATATGTAAAAGTTAAAGCTTCTTGGGTAGCTAGAATTCCTGATTCTATTAGTGATAAAGACATAATGATATATGGAACAGCAGGGCTTACAGCTGCACTTAGCATAAATGAACTAATATTAAATGATATAACACCAGAATCAGGAGATATTTTAGTAACAGGAGCAACAGGAGGAGTAGGTTCTATTGCTGTATCTATACTAAATAAATTGGGTTACAATGTAGTTGCACTTTCAGGAAAAAAAGAAAAAGCTAACTACTTAAAAAGCATTGGTGCAAATGAAGTAATTTTTAGAGATGAATTTCTTGAAAATATCAAAAAACCATTATTAAAAGAAAAATATGCTGGTATTGTGGATACTGTTGGTGGAGATATTCTTGCTCAAGCACTAAAACAAGTAAAATATGATGGAGTGGTTACTTGTTGTGGTCTTACAGCATCTTATGAGCTAAATACAAATGTTTATCCATTTATTTTAAGAGGTGTTAGATTAATAGGTATCGATTCAGTTGAATGCAAACTGTCAAAAAAACAACTAATTTGGGAAAAACTTGCAGCTAGTTGGAAAATAGATAACTTAAAAGAGATTACAACGGAAATTACTTTAAATGAAATAAAAGAAGTTTGTCAAAAACTACTTTCAGGAGAAGTAACTGGAAGATATGTAGTAAAAATAGAATCGTAG
- a CDS encoding FAD-binding and (Fe-S)-binding domain-containing protein translates to MLESRYQKFFDEISLKISKDKIFTDKLHTLAYGTDASFYRLIPKIVIKTDNSKEVQDIIELANSMNLSITFRAGGTSLSGQAISDSILVITSRNFSNFKIAPDASTISLEPALTGAQANGLLARYSKKIGPDPASINAAMIGGIAANNASGMCCGISQNSYKTLKSMKLIFADGSKLDTADENSKDEFRKTHGDFLKDLKSFSDETKSNEELRAKIEKKFKIKNTCGYSINALIDFEDEFEILQHLIIGSEGTLAFIEEITYYTVEDLKDKASALIYFKDMNEACHAVTKLKLARDSKQIVVDAVELMDRAALKSIEQDPAMPKFIKDFDENVTALLIETRAISDEKLNTQIEQIEELLKEFSVVRDLYFTKDEQEYTLYWKIRKGLFPAVGAVRVTGTTVIIEDVAYPIEVLAEATLELQGLFQKYGYSEALIFGHALEGNFHFVFTQDFSDIKEVKRYDDLMNEVVNSVALKYQGSLKAEHGTGRNMAAFIEVEWGKEAYTIMKKIKSLFDPKGLLNPGVIINDDKEAHLKNLKTLPATNEIVDKCIECGFCEPTCPSNELTLTPRQRIVINREISRLESIGNHKEAKEYKKLYQYDGIETCATCSLCSSACPVKIDTGSLTKHLRAEQLTNGAISISNFVANNFSGTLKGIRFGLHSANFMHKVLGTPSMEVFTKTMRDLSRKSFPKWSTYMPKGTNVDLNFEQQVKDKKVVYFPSCISRTMGLNDMSKEEKQLFEVTTELLQKAGYQIIFPQNLSNLCCGMPFSSKGFNDAAHTKSSELEEALLNASEFGEYPILCDTSPCTKKMMESFSHKLSIYEPIDFALTFLTKDLEFTPIDEAITIHTTCSSRKMGLEEKFKKLALLCSTNVIIPADVKCCGFAGDRGFNFPELNDSALRYLKEQTNGAKMAFSTSKTCEIGLSEKSGLDYNSIFYLINRVTKERS, encoded by the coding sequence ATGTTAGAAAGTCGTTACCAAAAATTTTTTGATGAAATTTCATTAAAAATCTCAAAAGATAAAATCTTCACAGATAAACTTCACACTTTAGCTTATGGAACTGATGCTTCATTTTATAGATTAATTCCAAAGATTGTAATCAAAACTGATAATTCTAAAGAGGTTCAAGACATTATTGAACTTGCAAACTCTATGAATTTAAGTATCACTTTTAGAGCAGGTGGAACTTCACTTTCAGGGCAAGCAATTAGTGATTCTATTTTAGTTATAACTTCAAGAAACTTCTCAAACTTTAAAATAGCTCCAGATGCTAGTACAATCAGTCTTGAACCTGCCCTTACAGGTGCTCAAGCAAATGGATTACTTGCACGTTATTCTAAAAAAATAGGTCCAGATCCAGCAAGTATAAATGCAGCTATGATTGGTGGAATTGCTGCAAATAATGCTTCAGGAATGTGTTGTGGAATTTCACAAAACTCATACAAAACTCTGAAATCTATGAAACTAATTTTTGCAGATGGTTCAAAACTTGATACAGCAGATGAAAATAGCAAAGATGAATTTAGAAAAACTCATGGAGATTTCTTAAAAGATTTAAAAAGCTTTTCAGATGAGACAAAATCAAATGAAGAGTTAAGAGCAAAAATAGAGAAAAAATTTAAAATTAAAAATACATGTGGTTACTCAATAAATGCACTGATTGATTTTGAAGATGAGTTTGAAATTCTTCAACACTTAATCATAGGAAGTGAAGGAACTTTAGCATTTATTGAAGAGATAACTTACTATACAGTTGAAGATTTAAAAGATAAAGCAAGTGCACTTATTTACTTTAAAGATATGAATGAAGCTTGTCATGCGGTTACAAAACTAAAACTTGCTCGTGATTCAAAACAAATTGTTGTTGATGCAGTTGAACTTATGGATAGAGCAGCTTTAAAAAGTATTGAACAAGATCCAGCTATGCCAAAATTTATCAAAGATTTTGATGAAAATGTAACTGCACTTTTAATAGAAACTAGAGCAATAAGTGATGAAAAACTAAATACTCAAATAGAACAAATTGAAGAACTTTTAAAAGAGTTTAGTGTTGTAAGAGATTTATATTTTACAAAAGATGAACAAGAATATACACTTTATTGGAAAATTAGAAAAGGATTATTTCCTGCTGTTGGAGCTGTAAGAGTTACAGGAACGACTGTTATTATTGAAGATGTTGCTTATCCAATTGAAGTTTTAGCTGAAGCTACGTTAGAACTTCAAGGATTATTCCAAAAATATGGTTACTCTGAAGCTTTAATCTTTGGTCACGCTTTAGAAGGAAATTTCCACTTTGTATTTACTCAAGATTTTTCAGATATAAAAGAAGTAAAAAGATATGATGATTTGATGAATGAAGTTGTTAATTCAGTTGCTCTTAAATACCAAGGGAGCTTAAAAGCTGAACATGGAACTGGAAGAAACATGGCTGCATTTATTGAAGTAGAGTGGGGTAAAGAAGCTTATACCATAATGAAAAAAATCAAATCATTATTTGATCCAAAAGGTTTATTAAATCCAGGGGTAATTATAAATGATGATAAAGAAGCCCACTTAAAAAATCTTAAAACACTTCCAGCTACAAATGAAATTGTTGATAAATGTATTGAGTGTGGTTTTTGTGAACCAACATGTCCTTCAAATGAATTAACTCTAACACCAAGACAAAGAATTGTAATAAATAGAGAGATTTCAAGACTAGAAAGTATTGGAAATCATAAAGAGGCAAAAGAGTATAAAAAACTTTATCAATATGATGGAATAGAGACTTGTGCAACTTGTAGTTTATGTTCAAGCGCATGTCCAGTTAAAATAGATACTGGAAGTTTAACAAAACATTTAAGAGCTGAACAATTAACTAACGGGGCTATTTCTATTTCTAATTTTGTTGCAAATAATTTTAGTGGAACATTAAAAGGTATAAGATTTGGTCTTCATAGTGCAAACTTTATGCACAAAGTTTTAGGAACTCCAAGTATGGAAGTATTTACTAAAACTATGAGAGATTTAAGTAGAAAGAGTTTCCCTAAATGGTCAACATATATGCCAAAAGGTACAAATGTTGATTTAAATTTTGAACAACAAGTAAAAGATAAAAAAGTTGTATATTTCCCATCATGTATTAGTAGAACTATGGGATTAAATGATATGTCAAAAGAAGAAAAACAACTTTTTGAGGTAACAACTGAACTTTTACAAAAAGCTGGTTACCAAATCATCTTCCCACAAAACTTATCAAATCTTTGTTGTGGAATGCCTTTTAGTTCAAAAGGATTTAATGATGCAGCACATACAAAATCAAGTGAGTTAGAAGAAGCACTTTTAAATGCAAGTGAATTTGGAGAGTATCCAATTTTATGTGATACAAGTCCATGTACTAAAAAAATGATGGAGAGTTTCTCTCATAAATTATCGATTTATGAACCAATAGATTTTGCTTTAACTTTCCTAACAAAAGATTTAGAGTTTACTCCAATAGATGAAGCAATTACTATTCATACAACTTGTAGTTCAAGAAAAATGGGACTTGAAGAGAAGTTCAAAAAACTAGCACTTTTATGTTCAACAAATGTAATAATTCCTGCTGATGTAAAATGTTGTGGATTTGCAGGTGATAGAGGATTTAATTTCCCAGAATTAAATGATTCAGCGCTTAGATATTTAAAAGAGCAAACAAATGGTGCTAAAATGGCATTTTCTACAAGTAAAACTTGTGAAATAGGATTGAGTGAAAAATCTGGGCTTGATTATAACTCTATTTTTTATCTAATAAATAGAGTTACAAAAGAAAGGAGTTAA
- a CDS encoding lactate permease LctP family transporter, translating to MQTWQQVYAPIGGSLGLSALVALIPIVFFFLALAVFRMKGHYAAIITLALSMIVAVFGFEMPVNMVFASAEYGFLFGLWPIAWIIVASVFLYKLTVKSGQFEIIRNSIISITEDQRIQVILIGFSFGAFLEGAAGFGAPVAITAAILVGLGFKPLYAAGLCLIANTAPVAFGALGVPIIVAGQVTSIDAFTIGAMAGRQLPLLSLIIPLWLVAIMDGWKGIKEVWPAALVAGASFAISQYFTSNFIGPELPDVTSAIVSIVSTTIFLKYWKPKNIMKTVELDEVVSSSHTSAQVFKAWSPFIILSVMVTIWTTGWFKAFFAKGQVLASTIFKFEFSAIHNMIFKMPPITSAPKSFDVVYTFNPISATGTAIFLTAIITLFIFRLNISTATKTMGETLFELKWAIVSIGMVLGFAFVMNYSGMSSTMALVLANTGFLFPFFSPFLGWLGVFLTGSDTSSNALFCGLQQQTAQQLGLNETLMVAANTTGGVCGKMISPQSISIACASTGIVGKESDLFRFTVKHSLILVVIMGLITMTQAYVLTWMIP from the coding sequence ATGCAAACTTGGCAACAAGTATATGCACCAATTGGAGGAAGTTTAGGTTTATCTGCACTTGTAGCACTAATTCCTATCGTTTTTTTCTTTTTGGCGCTTGCTGTATTTAGAATGAAAGGTCACTATGCAGCAATCATCACATTAGCATTATCGATGATTGTAGCAGTTTTTGGATTTGAAATGCCAGTTAATATGGTATTTGCATCTGCTGAATATGGTTTCTTATTCGGTTTATGGCCAATCGCTTGGATTATTGTCGCATCAGTATTCTTATACAAATTAACTGTAAAAAGTGGACAATTTGAAATTATTAGAAATTCAATTATTTCAATAACTGAAGATCAAAGAATTCAAGTTATCTTAATTGGTTTCTCATTTGGTGCTTTTTTAGAAGGTGCTGCTGGTTTTGGTGCACCTGTTGCAATTACAGCTGCAATTTTAGTAGGACTTGGATTTAAACCATTATATGCAGCTGGATTATGTCTTATTGCAAATACAGCACCTGTTGCTTTTGGAGCACTTGGAGTTCCAATTATTGTTGCAGGACAAGTAACTTCAATTGATGCTTTTACAATTGGAGCAATGGCAGGTAGACAGTTACCACTATTATCTTTAATTATTCCTTTATGGTTAGTTGCAATAATGGATGGATGGAAAGGTATAAAAGAAGTTTGGCCAGCAGCTTTAGTTGCAGGTGCAAGTTTTGCTATTTCTCAATATTTCACATCAAACTTTATAGGTCCAGAATTACCAGATGTTACTTCTGCTATAGTTTCTATTGTTTCAACAACAATCTTTTTAAAATACTGGAAACCAAAAAATATTATGAAAACAGTAGAATTAGATGAGGTTGTTTCATCATCACATACAAGTGCTCAAGTATTTAAAGCATGGTCTCCATTTATTATTCTTTCTGTAATGGTTACAATTTGGACAACAGGTTGGTTTAAAGCTTTTTTTGCAAAAGGTCAAGTTTTAGCAAGTACTATTTTCAAATTTGAATTCTCTGCTATTCATAATATGATTTTCAAAATGCCTCCAATTACTAGTGCACCAAAGTCTTTTGATGTTGTATATACATTTAATCCTATTTCAGCAACAGGTACAGCTATTTTCTTAACAGCTATTATCACTTTATTTATTTTTAGATTAAATATATCAACAGCTACAAAAACAATGGGTGAAACACTATTTGAATTAAAATGGGCTATCGTATCAATTGGTATGGTTCTTGGTTTCGCATTTGTAATGAACTATTCAGGTATGTCTTCAACTATGGCATTAGTTTTAGCAAATACAGGTTTCTTATTCCCATTTTTCTCTCCGTTTCTTGGATGGCTTGGAGTATTCTTAACAGGTTCAGATACTTCATCAAATGCACTTTTCTGCGGATTACAACAACAAACTGCTCAACAATTAGGGCTTAATGAAACATTGATGGTTGCAGCAAATACAACTGGTGGGGTTTGTGGAAAAATGATCTCTCCTCAATCAATTTCTATTGCTTGTGCATCAACAGGAATTGTTGGAAAAGAGTCTGATTTATTTAGATTTACAGTTAAACATAGTTTAATTCTTGTAGTAATTATGGGACTTATAACTATGACTCAAGCTTACGTTTTAACATGGATGATTCCATAA
- a CDS encoding peptidylprolyl isomerase: MHKLLLSLLLGSTLSFASMVNGVAILVNEEPITLYDIERTMVVNKIPKNEAVSYLIDKILYDQLVQEYNITADIFEINDYIEKLANSNGMDIYAFKAIIKQEYPDYSVFENEAKNTVIRQKLVQKLVKGQLAIATDEDMQLYYEKNQNKYLTAKTFDVTQYSSTSKESLVEVAKNPIIIPSNVQRTSLKLNTAEIQAQLQYLLNGTKVNSFTPIFTANKQYITFFVTKKEGTAPLAYESVKARIFNDIMMNREQKYLKDYFEKQKLTADIKVIR; encoded by the coding sequence ATGCACAAACTTTTATTATCACTACTTTTAGGTTCAACTCTTAGCTTTGCTTCAATGGTAAATGGTGTAGCAATACTAGTAAATGAAGAACCTATTACACTTTATGACATAGAAAGAACTATGGTTGTAAACAAAATACCTAAAAATGAAGCCGTTAGTTATCTAATAGACAAAATTTTGTACGACCAATTAGTTCAAGAGTATAATATCACAGCTGATATTTTTGAAATAAATGATTATATTGAGAAACTTGCAAACTCAAATGGTATGGATATTTATGCTTTCAAAGCTATTATAAAACAAGAATATCCTGATTATTCTGTTTTTGAGAATGAAGCAAAAAATACTGTAATTAGACAAAAACTTGTTCAAAAACTTGTAAAAGGTCAATTAGCAATTGCAACTGATGAAGATATGCAATTATATTATGAAAAAAATCAAAATAAATACCTTACTGCAAAAACTTTTGATGTAACACAATATAGTTCTACAAGTAAAGAATCTTTAGTAGAAGTTGCAAAAAATCCAATAATTATTCCGAGTAATGTTCAAAGAACTTCTCTAAAATTAAATACAGCAGAAATTCAAGCTCAGTTACAATATTTGTTAAATGGTACAAAAGTAAATTCATTTACACCAATATTTACAGCTAACAAACAGTATATAACTTTCTTCGTAACAAAAAAAGAGGGAACTGCACCTTTAGCTTACGAAAGTGTAAAAGCTAGAATTTTTAACGATATTATGATGAATAGAGAACAAAAATATCTTAAAGACTATTTTGAAAAACAAAAATTAACAGCAGATATAAAAGTAATTAGATAA
- a CDS encoding winged helix-turn-helix transcriptional regulator → MTKKINQDNIDTEFKCPVETALDVLAGKWKILIIWYLKDEKKRFNELQKLLPKATQKMLIQKLRELENDGIVHREVYPVVPPKVEYSLTEYGKSLKPIIKQLYLWGDNHKKR, encoded by the coding sequence ATGACTAAAAAAATAAACCAAGATAATATAGATACTGAGTTTAAATGCCCTGTAGAAACGGCTCTTGATGTATTAGCAGGAAAGTGGAAGATATTGATAATTTGGTATTTAAAAGATGAGAAAAAAAGATTTAATGAATTACAAAAATTATTACCAAAAGCTACTCAAAAGATGTTAATACAAAAACTAAGAGAGTTAGAAAATGATGGAATAGTTCATAGAGAAGTTTATCCAGTTGTTCCTCCAAAAGTTGAGTATTCTTTAACTGAATATGGAAAAAGTTTAAAACCAATTATAAAACAGCTTTATCTTTGGGGAGATAACCATAAAAAAAGATAG
- a CDS encoding response regulator transcription factor — MKILLLEDNQKLNETITKRLKMKNYNVISFTDGAEAYEKITEGFSCFILDINVPNVDGINILKKIREFYEIVPVIIISASVELDIIKQSYDFGCNDYLKKPFFIDELEIKIEKLCQIKNDKIYFDENSYFDFISATITINDEEIRLTKKEKLLMNLFLSKKNQVITYETIENYVWEGNFVTLESIRSLIRRLRKILDKEFIQTVIDTGYIFKNI, encoded by the coding sequence ATGAAAATCTTACTTTTAGAAGACAACCAAAAGTTAAATGAAACTATCACTAAAAGATTAAAAATGAAAAACTACAATGTAATATCTTTTACAGATGGAGCAGAAGCTTATGAAAAAATAACAGAAGGTTTTTCATGTTTTATATTAGATATCAATGTTCCAAATGTTGATGGAATAAATATTTTAAAAAAAATTAGAGAGTTTTATGAAATTGTTCCAGTTATTATAATAAGTGCAAGTGTTGAACTAGATATCATAAAACAATCTTACGATTTTGGCTGTAATGATTATTTGAAAAAGCCTTTTTTTATAGATGAATTAGAGATAAAAATAGAAAAACTCTGTCAAATAAAAAATGATAAAATCTATTTTGATGAAAACTCATATTTTGACTTTATCTCTGCAACAATAACTATAAATGATGAAGAAATAAGATTAACAAAAAAAGAGAAACTTCTTATGAATCTATTTCTTAGTAAAAAAAATCAAGTTATTACTTACGAAACAATAGAGAACTATGTTTGGGAAGGAAACTTTGTAACATTAGAATCTATAAGAAGTTTAATAAGAAGGCTAAGAAAAATCTTAGACAAAGAGTTTATTCAAACAGTTATTGATACAGGCTATATTTTTAAAAATATTTAG